The proteins below come from a single Chryseobacterium nepalense genomic window:
- a CDS encoding DUF6146 family protein encodes MKNLVFLIIIILLPFNCLAQDKSKKDKEKSEMKPSKNDDGEWDLTVIDTQFDYFMSAVAKPISQYSESYLKTKNTILVNEWNSYYFSGRYRNIIESSIDYDPKENYGIKFEYKLYQVFAYVNWKYGLRMSGLSGSDTTRY; translated from the coding sequence ATGAAAAATTTAGTATTCCTAATAATCATTATTCTTTTACCATTCAATTGTCTGGCTCAGGATAAGTCTAAAAAAGACAAAGAGAAATCCGAAATGAAACCATCTAAAAACGATGATGGCGAATGGGATCTCACAGTAATTGACACCCAGTTTGATTATTTCATGAGTGCCGTTGCAAAACCTATCAGTCAATATTCTGAATCTTACCTCAAAACGAAGAATACAATTTTAGTAAACGAATGGAATTCTTATTATTTTTCAGGCCGATACAGAAATATTATAGAATCTTCTATAGATTATGATCCTAAAGAAAATTACGGGATAAAATTTGAATATAAATTATATCAGGTTTTTGCATATGTTAATTGGAAATATGGATTGAGGATGAGCGGACTCTCGGGAAGTGATACTACTAGATATTAA
- a CDS encoding peptide-N-glycosidase F-related protein, with translation MKKYLLSLIIFTGLCKIAAQTPIDVFSQIVFYDGYASNIVVPVPTNTIKLANFRYAKKLTNVELNSFENKIQMNVTIGTLCDNYDRIGGVHLAMVPKGQNSYTLNDTSVKRLEIARYITPFMNKNLSPTEVPYSFQVDNLYSIFSNMAIRNAYDIWIELDVFGVPYAANTQVAGCAGRNDVFTGTLNFMTYTDPSVTETFNTLIPLLDSNELNNYNNTDQAGQTVRLINFNLTQSATDAKFFIVSTPHGANTNGEEYVRRQNFISLDNSQVLTFTPGGTSCEPYRMYNTQGNGIYGASPKPDSWWTSWNNWCPGDAVPIRSFTAGSLSAGNHTIKYEVPTAVFYGQDGRIVLSMYMQSNSQQLSVKDVSTVDVSVFPNPTADFVNICSDKKINSIAVYSAEARKLNEVRDSKVDLSDYPAGVYILDITLEGGLQFKHKIIKK, from the coding sequence ATGAAAAAATATTTACTTTCTTTAATAATTTTTACAGGACTTTGCAAAATTGCAGCTCAAACACCAATAGATGTATTTTCACAAATTGTATTTTACGATGGTTACGCTTCCAATATTGTTGTGCCGGTACCAACAAACACCATCAAGCTGGCTAATTTCAGATATGCAAAAAAATTAACAAATGTTGAATTGAATTCATTTGAAAACAAAATTCAGATGAACGTAACCATCGGAACACTTTGCGATAATTATGACAGAATCGGGGGTGTTCATCTGGCAATGGTCCCGAAAGGTCAGAATTCTTATACATTAAACGATACTTCTGTAAAGAGATTAGAAATTGCAAGGTATATTACTCCTTTCATGAACAAAAATCTTTCTCCAACAGAAGTCCCTTATTCTTTTCAGGTGGATAATCTTTATTCTATATTCAGCAATATGGCAATCCGCAATGCGTATGATATCTGGATTGAACTGGACGTTTTCGGGGTTCCTTATGCTGCCAATACTCAAGTTGCAGGATGTGCAGGAAGAAACGATGTATTTACCGGAACGCTTAACTTTATGACGTATACTGATCCTTCTGTTACAGAAACATTCAATACTCTGATTCCACTTTTAGATTCTAATGAACTCAATAATTATAATAATACAGATCAGGCAGGTCAAACCGTAAGGCTTATTAATTTTAATCTTACACAAAGTGCTACTGATGCTAAGTTCTTTATTGTTTCAACCCCTCACGGAGCGAATACCAACGGAGAAGAATATGTAAGAAGGCAAAACTTTATATCCCTGGACAATAGTCAGGTTTTGACCTTTACTCCCGGAGGAACCTCATGTGAGCCTTACCGGATGTATAATACCCAAGGAAACGGAATTTACGGGGCCAGCCCAAAGCCAGATTCATGGTGGACTTCCTGGAATAACTGGTGTCCGGGTGATGCTGTGCCTATCAGGAGCTTTACCGCAGGTTCTTTATCGGCAGGAAATCATACAATAAAATACGAAGTACCCACAGCTGTTTTTTATGGGCAGGATGGAAGAATCGTCCTTTCAATGTATATGCAGAGCAATAGCCAGCAATTATCTGTAAAGGATGTTTCTACGGTTGATGTCTCTGTCTTTCCGAATCCAACAGCGGATTTTGTGAATATCTGTTCAGATAAAAAGATAAATAGTATTGCTGTTTATTCTGCAGAAGCAAGAAAATTAAATGAGGTAAGAGATTCAAAAGTAGATCTTTCAGATTATCCTGCTGGAGTTTATATATTGGATATTACTCTTGAAGGCGGACTTCAGTTTAAGCATAAAATAATAAAAAAATAA
- a CDS encoding DUF4293 family protein, which produces MIQRIQTIWTFLAVLAAVFLFITGQDVIISESLPVLDTACVVLVLTGLLSVFSYKNRKRQILLNNISIIINALLVGVLIYWLLNLSGGIQFPEKGIEPIFPLIAIICLFIANLYIKKDERLVKSVDRLR; this is translated from the coding sequence ATGATACAAAGGATACAGACAATATGGACATTCCTGGCAGTTTTAGCCGCTGTGTTCCTGTTCATTACAGGTCAGGATGTAATCATTTCAGAGAGTCTGCCTGTGCTGGATACAGCGTGTGTAGTCCTTGTTTTGACTGGATTATTAAGTGTATTCAGTTATAAAAACAGAAAAAGACAAATTTTGCTGAATAACATCAGCATCATTATAAACGCTTTGTTGGTTGGTGTATTGATTTACTGGTTACTCAACTTATCCGGAGGAATTCAGTTTCCTGAGAAGGGTATTGAGCCAATATTTCCATTAATTGCGATTATATGTTTGTTTATTGCAAACCTATATATCAAAAAAGATGAAAGGCTCGTAAAATCTGTAGACAGACTTCGATAA
- a CDS encoding DUF1801 domain-containing protein, which produces MNPIQEYFYRLEEPARSTLLFLREKILKSDTENITETFSFGLPFFKYRKKMLCYFNFSKKHKKYYISFYHGDRIDHPELLQEGRKKFKILLIDPTEDLSLELILSLIDKVKKVY; this is translated from the coding sequence ATGAATCCCATACAAGAGTATTTCTACAGACTGGAAGAGCCTGCAAGAAGTACTCTTCTTTTTTTACGCGAAAAAATCCTGAAATCCGACACGGAAAATATCACCGAAACGTTCAGCTTCGGATTGCCTTTTTTCAAATACAGGAAGAAAATGCTGTGTTATTTTAATTTCAGCAAAAAACATAAGAAATATTATATCAGCTTTTACCACGGCGACAGGATTGATCATCCGGAACTTCTTCAGGAAGGCAGAAAGAAATTCAAAATACTGTTAATTGATCCGACAGAAGATTTATCCCTTGAATTAATTTTAAGTTTGATTGATAAGGTTAAAAAGGTTTATTAA
- the rho gene encoding transcription termination factor Rho — protein sequence MFNIETLRSKSVTELTKILKDLGVKVARNSTDNDKIFAILDFQASNPKVAKEYFNATESSITAEEKATEKPAKAPARKAAPKKTAAKPKTEAKAEEAPKAEEKTETEEKPLQEPIQEEVKAEPAEITEDTSAPAAKKKRKRVSTANAPVTETPQEKPEAHKNTESPEPAPAEERPNNPQTQARSQKGQHNNNPHNNGNQNKNQNQNHNQNHNQNKQQQQQQQHSERNDEHPEQKKEFSFDGMVSIEGVLEILPDNYGFLRSSDFSYISSPDDVYVSTAQIRNFGLKTGDTVKGIVRLPKEGEKYFSLLRPTEVNGRDLAFIKDRVAFEYLTPLFPEEKFNLAGKGSTISTRVVDLFAPIGKGQRAMIVAQPKTGKTMLLKDIANSIAANHPEVYMMVLLIDERPEEVTDMERSVNAEVIASTFDEAAEKHVKVANLVLAKAQRMVECGHDVVILLDSITRLARAYNTVTPASGKVLSGGVDANALHRPKRFFGAARKIEGGGSLTIIATALIDTGSKMDEVIFEEFKGTGNMELQLDRKIANRRIYPAIDLVASSTRRDDLLLDEVTSQRMWILRKYLSEMNPIEAMEFVDKNIKGTLNNEEFLMSMNK from the coding sequence ATGTTTAACATTGAAACGTTAAGGTCAAAATCCGTAACGGAGCTGACTAAAATCTTAAAGGATTTGGGCGTTAAAGTTGCAAGAAATAGCACTGACAATGACAAAATCTTTGCAATTCTTGACTTTCAGGCATCGAATCCCAAAGTGGCAAAAGAATATTTCAACGCCACAGAAAGCAGTATAACTGCCGAAGAGAAAGCCACGGAAAAACCTGCTAAAGCTCCTGCCAGAAAAGCTGCTCCGAAAAAAACAGCAGCCAAGCCTAAAACAGAGGCTAAAGCCGAAGAAGCCCCAAAGGCTGAAGAAAAAACAGAAACAGAAGAGAAACCTTTACAGGAGCCTATCCAGGAAGAGGTAAAAGCAGAACCGGCAGAAATAACAGAAGATACTTCAGCACCGGCTGCAAAGAAAAAAAGGAAAAGAGTTTCCACAGCAAATGCACCTGTAACAGAAACACCACAGGAAAAACCGGAAGCCCATAAAAACACAGAATCTCCAGAACCTGCTCCGGCAGAAGAAAGGCCAAACAACCCTCAAACTCAGGCCAGATCCCAAAAAGGACAACACAACAACAATCCGCACAATAACGGAAATCAGAATAAAAACCAAAACCAGAACCATAATCAAAACCATAATCAGAATAAGCAACAGCAGCAACAGCAGCAACATTCTGAAAGAAATGATGAACACCCGGAACAAAAAAAGGAGTTCAGTTTCGATGGTATGGTAAGTATTGAAGGGGTACTGGAAATTTTACCGGATAATTACGGCTTCCTTCGTTCATCAGATTTTAGCTATATTTCTTCGCCGGATGATGTGTATGTTTCTACTGCCCAGATCAGGAATTTCGGATTAAAAACAGGGGATACCGTAAAAGGCATCGTAAGATTACCGAAAGAAGGCGAAAAATATTTTTCTTTATTAAGACCAACGGAAGTTAACGGACGTGATTTGGCGTTCATTAAAGACCGTGTTGCTTTTGAATATTTAACTCCGCTTTTCCCGGAAGAAAAATTTAATCTGGCAGGAAAAGGATCTACAATTTCTACAAGAGTTGTCGATTTGTTTGCGCCTATCGGGAAAGGACAAAGAGCCATGATTGTTGCCCAGCCGAAGACCGGTAAAACAATGCTTCTGAAAGATATCGCCAACTCTATTGCGGCAAACCATCCTGAAGTTTACATGATGGTACTTCTTATTGACGAAAGGCCTGAAGAGGTAACCGATATGGAAAGAAGTGTCAATGCGGAAGTTATTGCTTCAACCTTTGATGAAGCGGCAGAAAAGCACGTGAAAGTAGCCAACCTTGTTCTGGCAAAAGCTCAGAGAATGGTAGAATGTGGTCATGATGTTGTGATTCTGTTAGACTCCATTACAAGATTGGCAAGAGCATACAATACGGTAACACCGGCTTCAGGAAAAGTACTTTCCGGAGGGGTGGATGCCAATGCGCTGCACAGACCGAAAAGATTTTTCGGAGCGGCAAGAAAAATTGAAGGCGGAGGATCTTTAACGATTATTGCAACGGCACTTATTGATACAGGGTCTAAAATGGATGAAGTGATCTTTGAAGAATTCAAAGGGACAGGAAATATGGAACTTCAGCTGGACAGAAAAATTGCCAACAGAAGAATTTATCCTGCTATTGATCTTGTAGCATCAAGCACCCGTAGAGATGATTTACTTCTTGATGAGGTAACCTCGCAGAGAATGTGGATTTTAAGAAAGTATCTTTCTGAAATGAATCCTATAGAAGCGATGGAATTTGTTGATAAAAATATCAAAGGAACTCTTAATAATGAAGAATTCCTGATGTCCATGAATAAATAA
- a CDS encoding phosphatidylserine decarboxylase family protein → MKLHRESKGTITVASLLFIILSALAIYFLEMWSLVIILPLLVIYSLVFWFFRVPNRDILDHRENVIAPVDGKVVMIKEVEEDEFIKGKAIQVSIFMSPLNVHICRYPVSGKVIYKKYHPGKYLVAWHEKSSTENERTTVAVESLTNHQVVFRQIAGYVARRIVFYCNEGDEAKAGHEFGFIKFGSRMDVFLPLDTEIICKIGDITKGGLDVIARMKD, encoded by the coding sequence ATGAAATTACACAGAGAATCGAAAGGAACAATCACCGTTGCCTCCTTATTGTTTATCATTTTGAGTGCATTGGCCATTTATTTCCTTGAAATGTGGTCACTGGTGATCATTCTGCCTTTATTGGTTATTTACAGTCTTGTATTCTGGTTCTTCAGGGTGCCAAACCGTGATATCCTTGATCATAGGGAAAATGTAATTGCTCCGGTAGACGGAAAGGTAGTAATGATAAAAGAAGTGGAAGAAGATGAATTTATAAAAGGAAAAGCAATTCAGGTTTCTATATTTATGTCTCCGCTTAATGTTCATATCTGCAGATATCCGGTTTCAGGAAAAGTAATTTACAAAAAATATCACCCCGGAAAATATCTTGTAGCATGGCATGAGAAGTCTTCTACGGAAAACGAAAGAACTACCGTCGCGGTGGAGAGCCTTACCAATCATCAGGTAGTCTTCCGTCAGATTGCGGGATATGTAGCCAGAAGGATTGTTTTCTATTGCAATGAAGGGGATGAGGCGAAAGCAGGCCACGAGTTCGGCTTTATTAAATTTGGGTCGCGGATGGATGTTTTTCTTCCTCTGGATACTGAGATTATCTGTAAGATCGGCGACATTACAAAAGGAGGATTGGATGTAATTGCAAGAATGAAAGACTAA
- a CDS encoding ABC transporter ATP-binding protein — protein MSYYKRAIDNILPYKKSIAAGIFFNILYALFNIIAMLFFMPVLNILFDKETEKINRQPTYEGISKAGTFLKESFNYQIQQVQIEKGPEYILLITCILFITMFFLRNIFSYLSEFYLTFSRTGVSRDFRIKLHDKILDLPVSFFTNSRKGDVFARITSDVSEVEGNILNSLIDLIRSPIVIIITMGYLLYSNFELTIFTLVVFPIMGTLISMIGKSLKKDTGEAQNELGKMYSFVDETLVGLKIIKIFDASPQIKKRFDDVLNNIRRLSLKLFKKKALASPVSELLGAITIGMIVYFGGRLAIQGKGLSGSEFITYIALFYTILQPLKALSSAISNIQKGEVSAKRIFEILDADYHIKELNHAKEIKDFERNVEFRNITFGYEDREVLKDFSLSIPKGKTIALVGQSGSGKSTLANLITRFYDVNEGEVLIDGENIINIKLSSYRKLFGLVTQDNILFNDSIRNNISLGKPDATLEEIQAAAKIANAHDFIMDLPKQYDTSIGEAGGKLSGGQKQRISIARAVLKNPPIMILDEATSALDTESERFVQDALEKMMQNRTSLVIAHRLSTIQKADWIVVMEKGKIIEQGTHHDLIAKKGMYNKLVELQNFD, from the coding sequence ATGAGTTATTATAAACGAGCGATAGATAACATACTTCCCTATAAAAAATCAATTGCAGCCGGAATTTTCTTTAATATTTTATACGCACTGTTCAATATTATTGCCATGCTTTTCTTCATGCCGGTGCTGAATATCCTTTTTGATAAAGAAACAGAAAAGATTAACAGACAACCTACTTATGAAGGAATTTCAAAGGCAGGAACATTTTTAAAAGAAAGCTTCAATTACCAGATCCAGCAGGTGCAGATTGAGAAAGGACCGGAATACATCCTTCTTATAACTTGTATTCTGTTTATCACCATGTTTTTCCTGAGAAATATTTTCAGTTACCTATCGGAGTTTTACCTCACATTTTCACGAACCGGAGTTTCCAGAGATTTCAGAATAAAACTGCATGATAAAATTTTAGATTTACCGGTATCGTTTTTTACAAATTCCAGAAAAGGCGATGTCTTTGCCAGGATAACTTCTGATGTAAGTGAAGTAGAAGGCAATATTCTGAACAGTTTAATTGACCTTATCCGTTCTCCTATCGTAATCATCATTACCATGGGGTATCTTTTGTATTCTAATTTTGAGCTTACTATTTTTACACTTGTGGTTTTCCCGATTATGGGGACGCTAATTTCAATGATTGGAAAAAGCCTGAAAAAAGATACCGGAGAAGCCCAAAACGAATTGGGAAAAATGTATTCTTTTGTTGATGAGACACTGGTAGGACTGAAGATTATTAAAATCTTTGATGCTTCACCACAGATTAAGAAAAGATTTGATGACGTTCTCAATAATATAAGAAGACTCTCCTTAAAACTTTTTAAAAAGAAAGCGCTCGCTTCGCCGGTGAGTGAACTTCTGGGTGCTATTACTATTGGGATGATCGTTTACTTCGGAGGAAGGCTTGCCATTCAGGGAAAAGGCTTATCCGGAAGTGAATTCATTACTTACATTGCTTTATTTTACACGATTCTTCAACCTTTGAAAGCTTTATCTTCAGCGATCTCCAATATTCAGAAAGGAGAAGTTTCTGCCAAAAGAATTTTTGAAATTCTGGATGCGGACTATCATATCAAAGAACTGAATCACGCTAAAGAAATTAAAGATTTTGAAAGAAATGTAGAATTCAGAAATATTACATTCGGATATGAAGACCGTGAAGTCCTAAAGGATTTTTCATTATCCATTCCGAAAGGTAAAACGATAGCGTTGGTAGGACAGAGCGGCAGTGGAAAAAGTACACTGGCAAATCTGATAACCCGTTTCTATGATGTTAATGAAGGTGAAGTTCTTATCGACGGAGAAAACATCATCAATATAAAATTATCCAGTTACAGAAAATTATTCGGGCTTGTAACACAGGACAATATATTATTCAACGATTCTATACGCAACAATATTTCTCTGGGTAAGCCTGATGCTACTCTAGAGGAAATTCAGGCGGCAGCAAAAATTGCCAATGCCCATGATTTTATCATGGATCTTCCCAAGCAATACGACACCAGCATTGGTGAAGCGGGAGGAAAACTTTCAGGAGGACAGAAACAGAGGATTTCTATTGCCCGGGCGGTACTGAAAAATCCACCGATTATGATTCTTGATGAAGCAACTTCCGCGCTGGATACAGAATCTGAAAGATTTGTGCAGGATGCTCTGGAAAAAATGATGCAAAACAGGACTTCTCTTGTCATTGCCCACCGTCTTTCAACTATTCAGAAAGCCGACTGGATTGTAGTGATGGAAAAAGGAAAGATTATAGAACAAGGCACACACCATGATCTTATCGCAAAGAAAGGAATGTATAACAAGCTGGTGGAGCTGCAAAACTTCGATTAA
- a CDS encoding superoxide dismutase, with protein sequence MSFELPKLGYAYDALEPTIDAKTMEIHHTKHHQAYIDNLNNAIKGTDLEGKSIEEICQTGTDKPAVRNNGGGHFNHTLFWEILTPGGSKEPVGNVKAAIETYGGFEKFKTDFSDAAKTRFGSGWAWLVKNADGSVSVTSTPNQDNPLMPVADVKGTPVLGLDVWEHAYYLNYQNRRPDYVAAFFDVVNWDKVEELFNK encoded by the coding sequence ATGTCATTTGAATTACCAAAACTAGGATATGCTTACGACGCATTGGAGCCGACAATTGATGCAAAAACAATGGAAATCCACCATACCAAGCATCATCAGGCATATATCGATAATCTGAATAATGCAATTAAAGGAACTGATCTTGAAGGAAAATCAATCGAAGAAATCTGCCAGACAGGAACTGATAAGCCGGCTGTAAGAAATAACGGAGGAGGACATTTCAATCATACTTTATTCTGGGAAATTTTAACTCCGGGAGGAAGCAAAGAACCGGTAGGAAATGTAAAAGCTGCTATTGAAACATATGGCGGTTTTGAGAAATTCAAAACTGATTTCTCTGATGCTGCTAAAACAAGATTCGGTTCAGGATGGGCTTGGTTAGTAAAAAATGCTGACGGTTCTGTTTCTGTAACCTCAACCCCAAACCAGGATAACCCTTTAATGCCTGTTGCGGATGTAAAAGGAACTCCGGTGTTAGGTCTTGATGTTTGGGAGCATGCTTATTACTTAAACTATCAGAACAGAAGGCCAGACTATGTAGCTGCGTTTTTCGATGTAGTAAACTGGGATAAAGTGGAGGAATTATTCAACAAATAA
- a CDS encoding M28 family peptidase, translating into MKKLTYLTFSLFSAFSFAQEVSKERIQTVLSTLASDEMKGREIGTQENENAANYIAKLFKENNLEYCTGNSYLVPFNYKGKTVYNVCGIKKGKTDKYLGFSGHFDHIGTSNNSKDNIYNGADDDASGITTLVGIADYFKNKDPKFSLVFMAFNGEEKGMLGSKAISNDKNLDKIYNNLTALFNFEMVATESAFGKNALFMTGDEFSDLDELFNENAANGLKINPDPYAAQQLFYRSDNVSFVKKKIIAHSFSTVDMTKASHYHNESDDISVVDFDNLTEIINNLGKTLEKLSPDNFSPKYNNSVRF; encoded by the coding sequence ATGAAAAAACTTACTTACCTTACCTTTTCACTTTTTTCAGCATTTTCGTTCGCTCAGGAAGTTTCTAAAGAAAGGATTCAGACCGTCCTTTCAACGCTAGCTTCAGACGAAATGAAAGGACGCGAAATCGGAACCCAGGAAAATGAAAATGCAGCCAATTATATTGCAAAGCTTTTTAAAGAAAACAATCTGGAGTACTGCACAGGAAATTCTTACCTTGTACCTTTCAACTACAAAGGCAAAACGGTGTATAATGTTTGCGGGATTAAAAAAGGTAAAACAGATAAATATTTAGGCTTTTCCGGGCACTTTGATCACATCGGAACCAGTAATAATTCCAAAGACAATATTTATAACGGAGCCGATGATGATGCCAGCGGAATCACAACACTTGTAGGAATTGCAGACTATTTTAAGAATAAAGACCCGAAATTCTCCCTGGTTTTTATGGCCTTTAACGGTGAAGAGAAAGGAATGCTGGGATCGAAAGCTATTTCAAACGATAAAAATCTGGATAAAATTTATAATAACCTGACAGCTCTTTTCAATTTTGAAATGGTGGCAACAGAATCCGCATTCGGGAAAAATGCACTTTTCATGACCGGTGATGAATTTTCTGACCTGGATGAGCTTTTCAATGAAAACGCAGCAAACGGACTCAAAATTAATCCGGATCCTTACGCTGCACAGCAGCTGTTTTACCGTTCGGATAATGTAAGTTTTGTGAAAAAGAAGATCATTGCCCATTCTTTTTCCACTGTGGATATGACAAAAGCCAGCCATTACCACAACGAAAGCGACGATATCAGTGTTGTAGATTTTGATAACCTCACTGAGATCATCAATAATTTGGGAAAAACGCTTGAAAAATTATCCCCAGACAATTTCAGTCCGAAATACAATAATTCTGTACGGTTTTAA